The Podospora bellae-mahoneyi strain CBS 112042 chromosome 7, whole genome shotgun sequence genome includes a window with the following:
- the omh4 gene encoding O-glycoside alpha-1,2-mannosyltransferase 4 (EggNog:ENOG503NWWJ; COG:I; CAZy:GT15), producing the protein MDLLRRAGKFVPAGARLALPVTDEKDKSKRKTWATRLAYLKRPMRLRGNSTVSVPLGVVVLFPVIVVILILVLFVRHPSNPGRILIPAGAPPAIRKISEKHDKVFVTGCLEPDTSKPRANAAFVVLARNKELDGVIQSMKSIERHFNRWYNYPYVFLNDGDFNQTFMDTVKNYTKANVEFGKVGPDMWGYPDWIDPKVAKEGINKQGDNAIMYGGMESYHFMCRFYSGFFYKHELLAKYEWYWRLEPEISYFCDITYDPFLAMIEHNKTYGFTIAVKELRETVPNIFRYASAYKRLNNLTSQGLWEMFVEPQPDKKPEPPAPQLPDEILRSKQPEIDPEGMEGEKYNMCHFWSNFEIARLDFFRSKAYEDFFQMMDRSGGFWMERWGDAPIHSLAAGALLAPRDIHYFRDFGYRHTTIQHCPANAPARQLPRQPWLEETTTDERKRVEEDKYWEEWDTPKENGVGCRCRCDTDIVDVEGKEGSCLAEWVDVAGGWASP; encoded by the exons ATGGATCTCCTCCGACGAGCTGGCAAGTTCGTCCCCGCCGGAGCCCGTCTGGCACTCCCCGTCACAGATGAAAAGGACAAGAGCAAACGAAAAACATGGGCTACCCGCCTGGCCTACCTCAAAAGGCCAATGAGGTTACGGGGCAACTCGACCGTATCGGTGCCCCTCGGCGTCGTCGTTCTCTTccccgtcatcgtcgtcatcctcatccttgtGCTCTTCGTCAGACACCCCAGCAATCCCGGGAGAATATTAATACCTGCTGGCGCCCCACCAGCAATAAG AAAAATCAGTGAAAAGCACGACAAGGTGTTCGTTACCGGATGCCTCGAGCCAGATACCAGCAAACCCCGCGCCAATGCCGCCTTTGTCGTGCTCGCGAGAAacaaggagctggatggTGTTATCCAGTCCATGAAGTCGATCGAGCGCCACTTCAACCGGTGGTACAACTACCCCTACGTCTTCCTCAACGATGGCGACTTCAACCAGACCTTTATGGACACGGTCAAGAACTACACCAAGGCCAACGTCGAGTTTGGCAAGGTTGGTCCGGACATGTGGGGGTACCCTGACTGGATTGACCCCAAGGTCGCCAAGGAGGGCATCAACAAGCAGGGAGACAACGCCATTATGTACGGCGGCATGGAGAGCTACCACTTTATGTGCCGCTTCTACTCTGG ATTCTTCTACAAGCACGAGCTCCTTGCCAAGTACGAGTGGTACTGGCGCCTGGAGCCAGAGATCAGCTATTTCTGCGATATCACTTA TGACCCCTTTCTTGCCATGATTGAGCACAACAAGACCTATGGCTTTACCATTGCTGTCAAGGAGCTTCGCGAAACTGTCCCCAACATCTTCCGTTATGCCTCCGCCTACAAGCGCCTCAACAACCTGACTTCCCAGGGTCTTTGGGAGATGTTCGTCGAGCCCCAGCCCGACAAGAAGCCCGAGCCCCCTGCGCCCCAGCTTCCCGACGAGATTCTGCGCAGCAAGCAGCCCGAGATTGACCCGGAAGGAATGGAGGGCGAAAAGTACAACATGTGCCATTTCTGGTCCAACTTTGAGATTGCCCGTCTCGATTTCTTCCGGAGTAAGGCGTATGAGGATTTCTTCCAGATGATGGACCGCAGTGGCGGTTTCTGGATGGAGCGG TGGGGTGATGCGCCCATCCACTCCCTTGCCGCCGGTGCTCTCCTCGCCCCTCGCGATATCCATTACTTCCGCGACTTTGGCTACCGCCACACCACGATTCAGCACTGCCCCGCCAACGCCCCCGCGCGCCAGCTGCCTCGTCAGCCCTGGCTTGAggagaccaccaccgatGAGCGCAAGcgtgttgaggaggacaagTACTGGGAGGAGTGGGACACACCCAAGGAGAACGGTGtgggctgccgctgccgctgcgaCACGGACATTGTGGACGTCGAAGGCAAGGAGGGCAGCTGCTTGGCCGAgtgggttgatgttgccggTGGATGGGCGAGTCCTTGA
- a CDS encoding hypothetical protein (COG:E; EggNog:ENOG503NWF5) produces MAPHAEESVGTHTGHEDVQHQQENERNMPKPGEYIQFDHLPAGGPLNRWSHFMTRDHDYPGAQAMLYSAGVPNKDMMKNAPHVGIATVWWEGNPCKAVQKQNMLPWQFNTIGVSDGITMGSEGMRFSLQSREIIADSIETVTCAQRHDANISIPGCDKNMPGVIMAAARHNRPFVMIYGGTMRRGHSQLLDKPINISTCYEAVGSYRYGVLKASCKKQSGAEATASEVMDDIEEHACPGVGACGGMYTANTMATAIEAMGLCLPGSSSFPAESPQKRSECERAAEAIRICMEKDIRPRDLITRRSFMNALKLTMVLGGSTNAVLHFLAMANSADVDLTLEDIHRVSEATPFLADLAPSGKYYMEDLCNVGGTPAVLKYLIAIGLIDGGIPTVTGKTLAENVSSWPSLDPGQTIIRDITKPIKKSGHLRILYGNFAPGGAVAKITGLEGDFFTGRARVFNKEHELNSALSAGLIKDEEEGQVLIVRYEGPKGGPGMPEQLQASAAIMGAGLKKIALVTDGRYSGASHGFIVGHVVPEAAVGGPIALVEDGDLITIDAVKNSIDIIEASGIKGAAGIAAELERRRRGWKPPKMKPVRGVLAKYARLVGDASHGAVTDAGDPAW; encoded by the exons ATGGCACCTCACGCGGAAGAGTCGGTGGGGACCCATACCGGGCACGAGGATGTCCAACATCAGCAAGAGAATGAGCGCAACATGCCCAAGCCTGGCGAATACATCCAGTTCGACCATCTTCCCGCCGGGGGCCCTCTGAACCGCTGGTCTCACTTCATGACCCGGGACCACGATTATCCCGGAGCCCAG GCTATGCTTTACTCGGCTGGTGTCCCCAATAAGGACATGATGAAGAATGCGCCCCATGTGGGAATCGCTACTGTTTGGTGGGAGGGCAACCCGTGCAA GGCCGTTCAGAAGCAAAACATGCTGCCCTGGCAGTTCAACACCATTGGTGTGTCGGACGGCATCACCATGGGCTCGGAag GCATGCGTTTCTCTCTGCAGTCCAGAGAGATTATTGCTGACAGTATCGAAACGGTCACATGCGCCCAACGCCATGACGCCAACATCAGCATTCCCGGTTGCGACAAGAACATGCCCGGTGTGATCATGGCCGCTGCTCGCCACAACAGACCTTTTGTCATGATCTATGGCGGTACCATGCGCAGAGGCCACTCCCAGCTTCTCGACAAACCCATCAACATCTCGACCTGCTACGAAGCTGTGGGCTCCTACAGATACGGTGTGCTCAAGGCCAGCTGCAAGAAGCAGTCCGGTGCCGAGGCTACCGCCAGCGAGGTCATGGACGATATCGAAGAGCATGCCTGCCCCGGAGTTGGTGCGTGCGGCGGCATGTACACGGCCAACACGATGGCCACAGCCATTGAAGCCATGGGATTGTGCCTTCCCGGGTCCTCGTCATTCCCCGCCGAATCTCCGCAGAAGAGAAGCGAGTGCGAGCGGGCCGCCGAGGCCATCCGCATCTGCATGGAGAAGGACATTCGACCCCGCGACCTGATCACACGCCGGTCTTTCATGAATGCCTTGAAGCTCACGATGGTGCTCGGCGGAAGCACCAATGCCGTTCTGCATTTTCTGGCCATGGCCAACTCGGCTGATGTTGACCTCACTTTGGAGGATATCCACCGCGTCTCGGAGGCCACCCCGTTCCTGGCGGATCTGGCCCCGTCTGGCAAGTATTACATGGAGGACCTCTGCAACGTCGGTGGCACTCCCGCCGTCCTCAAGTATCTGATTGCTATTGGCCTTATCGACGGCGGCATTCCCACGGTCACGGGCAAGACTCTTGCTGAGAACGTCTCGAGCTGGCCTTCGCTCGACCCCGGCCAGACCATCATTCGGGACATTACGAAGCCCATCAAGAAATCGGGCCATTTGCGTATTCTCTACGGCAACTTTGCTCCCGGTGGCGCCGTGGCCAAGATCACTGGCTTGGAAGGCGACTTCTTTACCGGCAGGGCCCGCGTGTTTAACAAGGAGCACGAGCTGAACAGCGCCCTTTCCGCGGGTCTCatcaaggatgaggaggagggccagGTCTTGATTGTTCGCTACGAGGGCCCCAAGGGCGGCCCGGGCATGCCCGAACAGCTCCAGGCCAGCGCCGCCATCATGGGTGCCGGCTTGAAGAAGATTGCCCTTGTCACGGACGGGCGCTACAGCGGTGCCAGCCACGGGTTCATTGTCGGCCATGTTGTCCCCGAGGCGGCTGTGGGCGGGCCCATTGCCCttgtggaggatggcgaTCTCATCACTATTGACGCTGTCAAGAACAGCATTGATATCATTGAGGCTTCGGGCATCAAGGGCGCCGCGGGCATTGCGGCGGAGCTGGAGCGTCGCCGACGGGGGTGGAAGCCGCCCAAGATGAAGCCTGTGAGGGGCGTCCTGGCCAAGTATGCCCGTCTTGTGGGCGATGCCAGCCATGGTGCTGTTACCGATGCTGGCGATCCGGCTTGGTAA